Proteins encoded by one window of Fusarium graminearum PH-1 chromosome 1, whole genome shotgun sequence:
- a CDS encoding SYM1 protein — MSSFIRWYNSRLAARPLLTQSVTTAFLFATGDVTAQQLVEKRGAQKHDLVRTGRMALYGGFVFGPVATTWFAFLARRVNVRNNKKAEVLARVACDQLGFAPVMIGVFLSSMATMEGKSVKERIDKTWWPALKANWMVWPAVQVINFSLIPLQYRLFFANIIAIGWNSYLSWVNSQ, encoded by the exons ATGTCTTCTTTTATTCGTTG GTACAACTCCAGATTGGCTGCGCGCCCGCTACTTACTCAAAGTGTAACCACGGCATTTCTGTTTGCTACCGGCGATGTTACAGCTCAACAGCTTGTCGAGAAAAGGGGCGCTCAGAAGCATGACCTGGTTCGAACAGGCCGAATGGCCCTCTACGGTGGCT TTGTTTTCGGTCCTGTTGCAACAACATGGTTCGCATTCCTCGCCCGTAGGGTCAACGtgagaaacaacaagaaggccgaggTTCTCGCCCGAGTTGCTTGCGACCAGCTTGGTTTTGCGCCTGTCATGATAGGTGTGTTCCTGAGCAGCATGGCCACCATGGAAGGCAAGAGCGTAAAGGAGCGCATCGACAAGACCTGGTGGCCCGCACTAAAGGCCAACTGGATGGTCTGGCCTGCTGTCCAGGTCATCAACTTCTCGCTCATTCCCTTGCAATAtcgtcttttctttgccaaCATCATTGCTATTGGCTGGAACTCATACTTGAGTTGGGTCAATTCCCAATAA
- a CDS encoding N-acetyltransferase 10: MQRKAVDSRIPALIQNGLQEKKRSFFVVVGDRSKDVIVRLHYIMSQFDIKQNKSVLWAYKNKLLGFTSHRKKREEKIKKEIKRGIREANTEDPFELFVSLHNIRYTYYKETDKILGQTFGMCILQDFEAITPNILARTIETVEGGGLVVLLLKGMNSLKQLYSLSMDVHSRYRTEAHDDVVARFNERFILSLGSCNSCLVIDDEMNVLPISGGKGVKKLPPPDLDNAKTESQIELEAMKEQNEGRQPVGPLISLAKTVDQAKALMTFTDAIAEKTLRSTVTLTAARGRGKSAAMGVAVAAAVAYGYSNIFITSPSPENLKTLFEFVFKGFDELGYADHADYSIIQSTNPDFHKAIVRVNIHRQHRQTIQYIRPQDAHVLGQAELLVIDEAAAIPLPLVKKLMGPYLVFMASTINGYEGTGRSLSLKLIKQLRDQSRTASTAGEGMEIADRSTGKTSKTEEFQAGRKLREITLSEPIRYAQGDAVEKWLNTVLCLDATLPKAKSSINGCPDPTQCQLLNVNRDTLFSFHPVSEKFLQQMVALYVASHYKNSPDDLQLMSDAPAHELFVLVPPVSENSARLPEPLCVIQVSLEGKISRQSVLNSLSRGQRPNGDLIPWLVSQQFQDEDFASLSGARVVRIATNPEYVSMGYGTKALELLVDYYEGRFTSLSEDEDQVMEETMTRVTDAELANANLLDDDIKVRDINKMPPLFSKLSEKKPETLDYVGVSYGLTSPLHKFWKRASFSPVYLRQTANDLTGEHTCVMLRPLENSGDRSWLGAFSRDFQRRFLSLLSYQFRSFSPVTALSIEESANAGAKLDSFELQPLTRSDLDIYMTPFDLKRLVSYSNNMLDYHVIIDLVPTIASLYFTGRLKGNVSLTGVQQSILLAIGLQHKDIEVISGEIGLPTSQLLAMFIKIMRKFAGHLNEVVTTAVDAELPKAERLGVSREDADGAHDDEIVDERFVPLTTTLDEELEEGGDEALRELKKKQRELIDSLPLDQYEIEGDAPAWEDAEKQVKSAAKEGKSNPVVSVKSTKQKRKADQKTAAEVYEEEFGEKKKNKKSKRSKKSD; this comes from the exons ATGCAGCGCAAAGCGGT GGACTCGCGCATTCCAGCGCTCATTCAAAATGGGttgcaagagaagaagagaagcttcttcgtcgtcgtggGAGATAGGTCCAAAGATGTGATCGTTCGTCTGCACTACATCATGTCACAGTTCGATATCAAGCAGAACAAGTCTGTCTTGTGGGCTTACAAGAATAAGCTATTGGGTTTCACTAG TCACCGAAAGAAGCGcgaggaaaagatcaagaaggaaatcaagCGAGGAATTCGAGAGGCCAACACCGAGGATCCCTTCGAGCTGTTCGTGTCGTTACACAACATCCGATATACCTACTACAAGGAGACCGACAAGATTCTTGGTCAAACGTTCGGCATGTGTATTCTGCAGGACTTCGAGGCCATCACACCCAACATCCTTGCGCGAACGATCGAGACTGTCGAGGGTGGTGGATTGGTTGTTTTACTGTTGAAGGGCATGAACAGTCTGAAGCAGCTTTACAGCCTGTCCATGGACGTGCACTCGCGATACAGGACTGAGGCCCACGATGATGTGGTGGCTCGTTTTAACGAACGATTCATCCTGTCTCTGGGCAGCTGCAACTCTTGTTTGGTTATTGACGATGAGATGAACGTACTTCCCATCTCTGGTGGCAAGGGTGTCAAGAAATTGCCTCCCCCCGACCTGGACAACGCCAAGACTGAGTCCCAAATTGAACTCGAGGCTATGAAGGAGCAGAACGAGGGCCGACAGCCAGTGGGACCTCTTATTTCTCTCGCTAAGACTGTTgaccaggccaaggctctcatGACATTCACAGACGCTATCGCCGAGAAGACCCTACGAAGCACAGTTACTCTGACTGCTGCTCGTGGTCGCGGAAAGTCTGCGGCCATGGGTGTTGCTGTCGCAGCCGCTGTAGCGTACGGGTACAGCAATATCTTCATCACCTCGCCTTCCCCTGAAAACTTGAAGACTCTTTTCGAGTTCGTCTTCAAGGGCTTTGACGAGCTTGGTTACGCCGATCACGCCGATTACTCAATCATCCAGAGCACCAACCCCGACTTCCACAAGGCCATCGTTCGCGTTAACATTCACCGACAACACAGACAGACCATCCAGTACATTCGCCCCCAGGACGCTCACGTTCTTGGACAGGctgagttgttggtgattgaTGAGGCGGCAGCAATTCCCCTGCCCCTGGTTAAAAAACTGATGGGCCCTTATCTTGTCTTCATGGCGTCCACCATCAATGGTTACGAGGGTACAGGTcgctctctttctctcaagctcatcaagcagcTGAGAGACCAATCACGCACCGCTTCCACAGCAGGTGAGGGCATGGAGATTGCAGACCGGTCAACTGGTAAGACGTCAAAGACTGAGGAGTTCCAGGCTGGACGTAAGCTACGAGAGATAACCCTGTCTGAGCCTATCCGATATGCTCAAGgagatgctgttgagaagtGGCTCAACACtgtgctttgtcttgatgcAACCCTGCCCAAGGCAAAGTCTAGCATTAACGGATGTCCTGATCCCACTCAATGTCAGCTCCTCAACGTCAACCGCGATACACTTTTCTCCTTCCACCCTGTGTCTGAGAAGTTCTTGCAACAGATGGTTGCGCTATACGTTGCTAGCCATTACAAGAACTCGCCCGATGATCTGCAGCTTATGAGTGATGCGCCCGCCCACGAGCTCTTTGTTCTCGTCCCTCCAGTTTCCGAGAACAGCGCAAGGTTGCCAGAGCCCCTGTGTGTTATCCAGGTTTCGCTAGAAGGAAAGATCAGCAGGCAGAGTGTTCTCAACAGTCTGAGTCGTGGACAGCGACCAAATGGTGATCTCATTCCCTGGCTTGTCAGTCAACAGTTCCAGGATGAGGACtttgcttctctttctggTGCTCGAGTCGTCCGAATTGCCACAAACCCCGAGTATGTCTCCATGGGCTACGGTACCAAGGCTCTGGAGCTGCTCGTTGATTACTACGAGGGACGCTTTACCAGCCTTTCTGAGGACGAAGATCAAGTTATGGAAGAGACGATGACTCGAGTCACTGACGCCGAGCTGGCCAATGCTAACCTTCTCGATGACGATATCAAGGTGCgagacatcaacaagatgccccccttgttctccaagctctctgagaagaagcctgagACGCTTGATTACGTGGGTGTGAGCTATGGTTTGACCAGTCCTCTTCACAAGTTCTGGAAGAGGGCGTCTTTCTCTCCTGTGTACTTGCGACAAACAGCCAACGACCTCACTGGCGAGCATACATGTGTCATGCTGCGACCTCTTGAAAACAGTGGCGACCGAAGCTGGCTTGGTGCTTTCTCCCGAGACTTCCAAAGGCGTTTCTTGTCGCTTCTTTCATATCAGTTCCGCTCATTCTCCCCCGTCACAGCCCTTAGCATTGAAGAGTCTGCGAATGCCGGTGCAAAGCTGGACTCATTCGAGCTTCAACCACTGACCAGGTCCGATCTCGATATTTACATGACTCCTTTCGATTTGAAGCGACTGGTGTCGTACTCCAACAACATGCTTGACTACCACGTCATTATTGATCTGGTTCCAACAATCGCCAGTCTTTACTTCACAGGACGTCTCAAAGGAAATGTCAGCTTGACAGGAGTTCAGCAGTCCATTCTGCTCGCCATCGGGTTGCAGCACAAGGACATCGAGGTCATTTCGGGGGAGATTGGTCTCCCTACGTCACAGCTCCTTGCCATGTTTATTAAAATTATGCGCAAGTTCGCTGGACACCTCAATGAAGTTGTTACCACTGCTGTAGATGCAGAGCTTCCCAAGGCCGAGCGTCTGGGCGTGTCACGCGAGGACGCCGATGGCGCTCATGACGACGAGATTGTGGATGAGCGTTTCGTGCCTTTGACTACTACTCTCGACGAGGAACTCGAGGAGGGTGGTGACGAGGCCTTGAgggagctcaagaagaagcaaagagagCTTATTGACTCTTTGCCCCTCGACCA ATACGAGATCGAGGGTGATGCTCCCGCATGGGAAGACGCGGAAAAGCAGGTTAAGAGCGCggccaaggagggcaagtcAAACCCTGTTGTCAGCGTGAAGTCTACCaagcagaagagaaaggctgaCCAGAAGACGGCGGCTGAGGTCTACGAAGAGGAATTcggagagaagaagaagaataagaagagcaagaggtCGAAAAAGTCGGATTAA